From Camelina sativa cultivar DH55 chromosome 20, Cs, whole genome shotgun sequence, the proteins below share one genomic window:
- the LOC104770120 gene encoding disease resistance protein TAO1-like isoform X1, which produces MELYNELLSGILDHRDMKIPNMLEAQYRFMHQRVLLILDNVTTEELKALQNLSQYLKFGSKMIVMIEDIYIALRHCGIEQIYKVAFPSSEEALQIFSYSAFGQSSPPRGYLEHANEVARLIAPFPLGLKILGSALRGKSKEEWTMVPAKLKSYLNDTDIQKAIRFAFDGLSEKHRTLFKSLANSRYWGKNVDNAIYSLAKTDWDVEKGLQTLADLALISISEEGEIMMHDLIQSMLWSGRLTFVE; this is translated from the coding sequence ATGGAATTGTATAACGAATTGCTATCTGGAATATTAGATCATAGAGACATGAAGATACCTAACATGTTAGAGGCGCAATATAGGTTTATGCATCAGAGAGTCCTTCTCATTCTTGATAATGTCACTACTGAAGAGCTAAAAGCTTTGCAAAATTTAAGTCAGTATCTTAAATTCGGAAGTAAGATGATTGTGATgattgaagatatatatattgcattGAGGCATTGTGGGATCGAGCAGATATACAAAGTTGCTTTTCCATCGAGCGAAGAGGCTCTACAGATATTCTCATACTCTGCGTTTGGGCAAAGCTCTCCACCAAGAGGTTACTTGGAGCATGCAAATGAAGTAGCTAGACTTATTGCTCCTTTTCCACTTGGTCTCAAGATCTTAGGCTCGGCTTTACGTGGGAAGAGCAAAGAGGAGTGGACCATGGTACCAGCTAAACTCAAGAGCTATCTTAACGACACGGATATTCAGAAAGCAATTAGATTTGCGTTCGATGGTTTGTCTGAGAAGCACAGAACTTTATTTAAATCGTTAGCAAACTCTAGATATTGGGGTAAGAATGTGGACAACGCCATCTACTCGCTTGCCAAGACAGACTGGGACGTGGAGAAAGGGTTACAAACCCTAGCTGATCTGGCTCTCATCTCTATATCTGAGGAAGGAGAAATCATGATGCATGATTTGATACAGTCAATGCTTTGGAGTGGTAGACTTACATTTGTGgaatga